A single genomic interval of Spirosoma taeanense harbors:
- a CDS encoding DUF6503 family protein, whose amino-acid sequence MLLFIRYTCFALILLVVACQSKHDARTIISQAIDAHGGDAYQNKRIEFDFRQFHLVLDHKNDRFRYERTHKDSSGATIREVLTNTNFSRFRNGQRQTLDTAQTGKYSRAVNSIAYFVLLPFKLNDPAVLADYVGESQIDGQTYDKIRVRFRVEGGGKDYQDTFFYWFNRQTHTMDYLAYSEGGPRFRKAINPQTVGGIRFQDYINYKGDEHDTVSVGNYDQKYQAHQLAELSRIEQKYIRVTELP is encoded by the coding sequence ATGCTTCTATTTATCCGGTATACCTGCTTTGCCCTGATACTTCTTGTAGTTGCCTGTCAATCAAAACACGACGCCCGAACGATTATCAGTCAGGCTATTGACGCTCATGGCGGGGACGCCTACCAGAATAAACGTATCGAGTTTGATTTCCGGCAATTTCACCTGGTATTAGACCATAAAAACGACCGGTTTCGCTATGAGCGCACGCATAAGGATTCTTCCGGTGCTACTATTCGGGAAGTGCTGACCAACACTAACTTCAGTCGGTTCCGCAATGGTCAGCGCCAGACCCTTGATACGGCCCAGACGGGCAAGTATAGCCGGGCCGTTAATTCGATTGCCTATTTTGTGCTATTACCTTTCAAACTAAACGATCCGGCCGTTCTGGCCGATTACGTGGGAGAAAGTCAGATCGACGGGCAGACGTACGACAAAATCAGGGTTCGGTTTCGGGTAGAAGGCGGTGGCAAGGACTATCAGGATACGTTTTTCTACTGGTTCAATCGGCAGACGCACACAATGGATTACCTGGCTTATAGCGAAGGTGGGCCACGCTTCCGCAAAGCTATCAATCCGCAGACCGTTGGTGGTATCCGTTTTCAGGACTACATCAATTATAAAGGCGACGAGCACGACACAGTATCGGTTGGCAATTACGATCAAAAATACCAGGCGCATCAATTAGCTGAACTCTCCCGCATCGAGCAGAAATACATTCGGGTAACTGAGTTACCATAA
- a CDS encoding sulfatase-like hydrolase/transferase → MKIRLGFPALSIVLLLLFSSLVALIPTSKQKQANRAPNIILILIDDMGSADVGCYRSSKSANQLPPTPNIDRLATEGIQFTNYYSGAPICSPSRVALTTGNVPGKWRITSFLAERKHNRTCEQADFLDASAPSVARELKTAGYATAHFGKWHMGGGRDVDNAPGIRQYGFDEYASTWESPDPDPLLTSTDWIWAKSDSIKRWNRTAYFVDKTLDFLKRNAAKPCYVNLWPDDVHTPWVPDETTLNDFPKGTEKPREFKAVLAELDVQIGRLMAGLKALGIDDNTLIVFTSDNGALPTFEGIRSGKFRGSKLSLYEGGIRMPFIVRYPARTPKGNIDNQSVLSAIDLLPTFVSLAGKKTSNSRADGENMAAVLLGKPIVRKKPLFWEYGRNNESFRYPAGRDKSPNLAMRQGDWKLLVNDNGSGTELFNLATDPSEQTDVSSQQPKVVETMRPKLLAWRTGLVKE, encoded by the coding sequence ATGAAAATCCGACTGGGGTTTCCGGCATTAAGCATAGTACTGCTACTGCTGTTCAGTAGCCTGGTGGCCCTGATACCCACTTCCAAACAGAAGCAGGCTAACCGTGCGCCCAACATCATCCTGATTCTGATCGACGACATGGGGTCAGCCGATGTGGGATGCTACCGATCCAGTAAATCCGCCAATCAGTTACCCCCTACCCCCAACATCGACCGACTGGCAACTGAGGGCATTCAGTTTACCAACTACTACAGCGGAGCCCCTATCTGTTCGCCCTCCCGGGTGGCCCTTACGACGGGGAACGTGCCGGGCAAATGGCGAATCACATCGTTTCTGGCCGAGCGAAAACACAACCGCACCTGTGAACAGGCCGATTTTCTGGACGCTTCGGCTCCATCAGTAGCACGTGAACTCAAAACGGCGGGTTATGCCACGGCGCACTTTGGGAAATGGCACATGGGTGGTGGGCGCGACGTCGACAATGCGCCCGGTATCCGGCAATACGGTTTCGATGAATACGCCAGCACCTGGGAAAGCCCCGACCCCGACCCGCTGCTTACGTCGACCGACTGGATCTGGGCAAAATCGGACAGCATCAAACGCTGGAACCGGACGGCCTACTTTGTCGATAAAACACTCGATTTTCTAAAGCGAAACGCAGCCAAGCCCTGCTACGTCAACCTCTGGCCCGACGATGTGCATACACCCTGGGTACCTGACGAAACAACCCTTAACGATTTTCCAAAGGGAACCGAAAAACCTCGCGAATTCAAGGCCGTCCTGGCCGAACTTGACGTACAGATTGGCCGACTGATGGCAGGTCTGAAGGCATTGGGCATCGACGACAATACGCTCATCGTGTTCACCAGCGACAACGGCGCCCTACCTACCTTCGAGGGAATCCGGTCGGGTAAATTTCGCGGTAGTAAGCTCTCGCTGTACGAAGGCGGCATTCGGATGCCTTTCATCGTTCGCTACCCGGCCCGAACGCCCAAAGGCAACATAGATAACCAGTCGGTGTTGAGCGCGATCGACTTATTGCCTACGTTCGTGAGCCTGGCGGGTAAAAAAACGAGCAACTCACGTGCCGACGGGGAAAACATGGCAGCGGTGCTGCTGGGCAAACCTATCGTTCGTAAGAAGCCCCTTTTTTGGGAATATGGTCGCAATAACGAATCGTTCCGCTACCCGGCGGGTCGTGACAAAAGCCCGAATCTGGCCATGCGGCAAGGCGACTGGAAGCTATTGGTCAATGACAATGGCTCCGGCACCGAGCTTTTTAACCTCGCCACCGATCCATCCGAGCAAACGGATGTGTCCAGTCAGCAGCCGAAGGTGGTGGAAACTATGCGACCAAAGCTGCTCGCCTGGCGGACGGGGCTGGTAAAAGAGTAA
- a CDS encoding DUF1593 domain-containing protein, with the protein MKLTILLLGLWSLLSTTVLAQVPQGKQRTIVTTDGEVDDVDTFIRMLLYSNEFDIVGLVYSSSQWHYKGDGKGTKFTSEMASTAKRYGERTELRWPGTTWMEAYIDKYAQVYSNLVKHAKGYPAPAQLKSLVRVGNIDFEGEMSRDTEGSNFVKQILLDNNPSPVYLQIWGGTNTVARALKSIEDQYKGTANWSTIQKKVSDKAIIYAVLDQDATYRKYVAPNWPQIKVLYNSDQFWSFAYAWPRVVPAELQPYLGGKWFAEHIKTGHGPLLASYYLWGDGQQLPGDPEHTHGSMAEARKFGRSQYDFISEGDSPAYFYLIDVGLRSLEDVSYGGWGGRMVPSKTNPYRWEDGKDVTDYNPYTGKADAAFPQTRWIPALQNDFAARADWCVKPYKEANHPPVVKLNQARDLRVKPGQTVTLSGSAIDPDGNNVNYRWWQYAEAGTYPGKVDIQQSDQAKVTFVVPADATTGQTIHLILEVTDSGTPALTRYGRVIATVTQ; encoded by the coding sequence ATGAAACTAACCATTCTTCTGCTTGGCCTTTGGTCGCTGCTATCAACAACTGTCCTGGCTCAAGTTCCCCAGGGTAAACAACGTACCATCGTGACCACCGACGGGGAGGTAGACGACGTCGATACCTTTATTCGGATGCTGCTCTACAGCAACGAGTTCGACATCGTTGGGCTGGTGTACAGTAGTTCGCAATGGCATTACAAAGGCGACGGGAAAGGCACCAAGTTTACCTCCGAAATGGCCAGTACCGCCAAACGCTACGGCGAACGCACCGAACTGCGCTGGCCCGGCACCACCTGGATGGAGGCTTATATCGACAAATACGCGCAGGTGTATTCCAATCTGGTGAAACACGCCAAAGGCTACCCGGCACCGGCGCAGCTGAAGAGTCTGGTGCGGGTCGGCAATATTGACTTTGAAGGCGAGATGAGCCGGGACACCGAAGGCTCGAACTTTGTTAAACAGATTCTGCTCGACAATAATCCTAGCCCCGTTTACCTGCAAATCTGGGGTGGTACCAACACGGTCGCCCGCGCGTTGAAATCCATTGAAGACCAGTATAAAGGCACCGCCAACTGGTCGACTATTCAGAAAAAAGTATCCGACAAAGCCATCATTTACGCCGTACTCGACCAGGACGCGACCTATAGGAAATACGTGGCTCCCAACTGGCCCCAGATTAAGGTGCTCTACAACTCCGACCAGTTCTGGAGCTTTGCCTACGCATGGCCACGGGTGGTTCCCGCTGAACTACAACCGTATCTGGGCGGAAAATGGTTTGCGGAACACATCAAAACCGGACATGGTCCGTTGCTGGCTTCCTATTACCTATGGGGCGATGGCCAGCAACTCCCCGGCGATCCCGAACATACGCACGGCAGCATGGCCGAAGCCCGGAAATTCGGTCGGAGTCAGTATGACTTTATCTCGGAAGGGGACTCACCGGCCTATTTCTACCTGATTGACGTAGGACTGCGGAGCCTGGAAGATGTCTCGTACGGTGGCTGGGGTGGCCGCATGGTGCCCTCGAAAACGAACCCGTATCGCTGGGAAGACGGTAAAGACGTAACTGACTACAATCCCTATACGGGTAAGGCGGATGCCGCTTTTCCGCAAACGCGCTGGATACCGGCCCTGCAGAACGATTTTGCCGCCCGCGCCGACTGGTGCGTCAAACCCTACAAAGAAGCCAATCATCCGCCGGTGGTTAAATTAAACCAGGCCCGCGACCTGCGCGTGAAGCCGGGTCAGACCGTAACGCTTAGCGGATCGGCCATCGACCCGGACGGCAATAACGTCAATTACCGCTGGTGGCAATACGCAGAAGCCGGCACCTATCCGGGCAAAGTTGACATCCAGCAGAGCGATCAGGCCAAAGTCACCTTTGTCGTACCGGCCGACGCCACGACTGGTCAAACAATCCACCTGATTCTTGAGGTGACCGATAGTGGAACGCCCGCCCTGACTCGCTACGGGCGGGTGATTGCCACGGTTACGCAATAA
- a CDS encoding FGGY family carbohydrate kinase, which translates to MKPPFILAIDQGTSSTKTLIFDADGQVVVRASEPLKTHYYGDGYVEQDSEEIYRNVLTSVGKCLGGFAAMGGKPHDIMVAGISNQRETFVVWNGAGEPLYKAIVWQCKRSISVCERLKAQGLEPTIRAKTGLFIDPYFSGTKLIWLAEHIENVSQAIRDGNAFFGTVDSWLLYKLTGGASYYTDYTNASRTLFFNLQTLTWDTELLNTFGLSGLNLPEPKPSSAYFGESCFNGLFDHPVRLSAMIGDSHAAAFGEGCFAPGTAKATLGTGCSIIMNVGPEPKESSHGMVSTICWSMEDRSGQRLVDYALEGVIVTCGATIEWLKNSLELIAHSTETEALAQSVADNGGVYLVPAFSGLGAPYWQMERKASISGITFSTTKAHLVRAALESIPYQIKDIVVAMEGDTGVSLAELAVNGGLTTNGFVLQFLADLLGKLVINQGMPDVSAQGAAFLAGLKEGIFRDLAHLEALTAQRNTLRPGAGASQTVVYYEGWQNAIRTKS; encoded by the coding sequence ATGAAGCCACCTTTCATCCTGGCCATCGACCAGGGAACCAGTAGTACCAAGACGCTTATTTTTGATGCCGACGGTCAGGTCGTTGTTCGGGCGTCGGAACCTCTCAAGACCCATTATTACGGTGACGGTTACGTTGAACAGGACTCGGAAGAAATATACCGCAATGTGCTGACTTCGGTAGGCAAGTGTCTGGGCGGGTTTGCGGCCATGGGCGGTAAACCCCACGACATTATGGTGGCGGGTATTTCTAACCAGCGCGAAACGTTTGTTGTCTGGAATGGGGCGGGTGAACCGCTTTACAAGGCTATTGTGTGGCAATGCAAGCGGTCCATCTCCGTTTGCGAACGACTCAAAGCCCAGGGACTGGAACCCACGATTCGGGCCAAAACCGGTTTGTTCATTGACCCTTATTTCTCGGGTACTAAACTGATCTGGCTGGCCGAACACATCGAAAACGTAAGTCAGGCCATCCGCGACGGCAACGCCTTTTTCGGCACCGTGGATAGCTGGCTGCTTTACAAACTCACAGGCGGAGCCAGTTACTATACCGATTACACCAATGCATCCCGGACGCTGTTTTTCAATCTACAAACGCTAACCTGGGATACCGAGCTACTGAACACGTTTGGTTTGTCAGGCTTGAACCTGCCCGAGCCCAAACCGTCCTCCGCCTATTTTGGGGAGTCCTGCTTCAATGGACTGTTTGATCATCCGGTTCGTCTGTCCGCCATGATTGGCGACTCCCACGCGGCAGCGTTTGGGGAAGGCTGTTTCGCTCCGGGTACGGCGAAGGCTACTCTGGGTACGGGTTGTTCCATCATCATGAACGTTGGCCCGGAGCCTAAAGAATCGAGCCACGGCATGGTATCCACCATTTGCTGGAGCATGGAAGACCGGTCGGGCCAACGGCTGGTTGACTACGCGCTGGAGGGCGTAATTGTGACCTGTGGAGCGACCATTGAATGGCTGAAAAACAGCCTGGAGCTGATTGCCCACAGTACAGAAACCGAAGCGCTGGCCCAATCCGTAGCCGACAATGGGGGCGTGTATCTGGTTCCAGCCTTCAGTGGCCTGGGGGCACCCTACTGGCAAATGGAGCGTAAAGCGTCCATATCGGGCATAACCTTCAGCACGACAAAAGCCCACCTGGTGCGGGCAGCCCTGGAGTCCATTCCCTACCAGATCAAAGACATTGTCGTGGCTATGGAAGGGGATACGGGTGTATCGCTGGCGGAACTGGCGGTCAACGGCGGACTGACGACCAACGGCTTCGTGCTGCAATTCTTAGCGGACCTACTGGGGAAATTGGTCATCAACCAGGGGATGCCGGATGTATCCGCCCAGGGAGCGGCCTTTCTGGCTGGTTTGAAAGAAGGCATCTTTAGGGATTTAGCCCATCTGGAAGCGTTAACCGCCCAACGTAACACCCTTAGGCCGGGTGCCGGGGCATCACAAACCGTAGTGTATTACGAGGGCTGGCAAAACGCCATCCGGACTAAATCCTGA
- a CDS encoding ABC transporter permease — protein sequence MNITLQTYRPALTRFQSLIALFVLCLALSILSDKFLTVANFWNVLRQISVNVCISTGMTLVVLTAGIDLSVGSVLALAGAITAGLLRNGIPLPSANLFIGFTLLGAIVVGILTGSVLGWFNGWAITRFNLPPFVATLAMLTIARGLTMLWTEGFPITGLGESFTYLGTGWLLGIPVPVWVSALIVALAVLLTNKTRIGRYIYAIGGSESAARLSGVNITRTKLMVYTLSGALAAVGGLLVTSRLDSAQPNAGISYELDSIAAVVIGGASLSGGRGSILGTVQGAIIIGVLNNGLVLLNVSPFWQQVVKGFVILLAVIIDKSNAKNEA from the coding sequence ATGAACATAACCCTACAAACCTACCGGCCCGCCCTAACGCGTTTTCAGTCCTTGATTGCGCTGTTCGTACTTTGTCTGGCCCTTAGTATACTATCCGATAAGTTCCTGACCGTAGCCAACTTCTGGAACGTACTGCGGCAGATTTCGGTCAACGTCTGTATCTCCACCGGTATGACGCTTGTCGTGCTGACGGCGGGCATCGATTTATCCGTTGGCTCGGTGCTGGCCCTGGCGGGCGCCATCACAGCGGGCCTGCTACGTAACGGCATTCCCCTGCCTAGTGCCAACCTGTTTATCGGCTTTACCCTGTTGGGAGCGATAGTCGTCGGTATACTGACGGGCTCGGTTCTGGGCTGGTTTAATGGCTGGGCCATTACCCGCTTCAACTTGCCGCCCTTTGTGGCAACACTGGCCATGCTCACCATCGCCCGGGGCCTGACTATGCTCTGGACGGAAGGCTTCCCGATTACCGGGCTGGGCGAGTCGTTTACGTACCTCGGCACCGGCTGGCTATTGGGCATTCCGGTTCCCGTCTGGGTATCGGCGCTGATTGTCGCGCTGGCCGTCTTGCTGACTAATAAAACCCGTATCGGCAGGTACATCTACGCCATTGGCGGCAGCGAAAGCGCGGCCCGGTTGTCGGGCGTTAATATCACCCGCACAAAGCTGATGGTGTACACCCTCTCCGGGGCACTGGCTGCGGTGGGTGGATTGCTGGTTACGTCCCGACTCGATTCGGCCCAGCCTAATGCTGGCATCAGCTATGAGCTGGACTCCATTGCGGCCGTCGTGATTGGCGGGGCCTCGCTGTCGGGCGGACGGGGCAGCATTCTAGGTACGGTACAGGGGGCCATCATCATCGGCGTCCTGAACAATGGTCTGGTGCTACTCAACGTATCGCCCTTCTGGCAGCAGGTCGTCAAAGGTTTTGTTATCCTGCTGGCCGTCATCATCGATAAATCGAACGCAAAAAACGAGGCATAG
- a CDS encoding sugar ABC transporter ATP-binding protein, which translates to MLVAENITKRFAGVTALDGVCLAFAAGQVTAVIGENGAGKSTLMKILSGVYTDYEGQIRFKGQTIRFGSIREAQAAGIAIIHQELALIPYLTITENIFLGRELTTRWGTLDKKAMREKTRQLLDDLKLSLDPDTPVVQLKVGQQQVVEIAKALLEESEVIIMDEPTSAISESEVAVLFRIIADLRRKGKAIVYISHKLDELFTIADRYVVLRDGKSIESGEMQGIDHDSLIRKMVGRDVQIIRRQTAGVTYQPLLTVENLCLTYPVRTGDFQLKNLSFTVGRGEVVGLFGLMGAGRTELLETLFGLYPKRSSGNVRLDGQPVQLKAPGESIRAGLALVPEDRKRDGLVLDLDVQTNISLTALDAIEQSGFLNQAKETALAKKYIHDLRIKTSSEKQKAKNLSGGNQQKIVLSKWLATGPKLLMLDEPTRGIDVNAKNEIYKLIAQLATDGMGLLVVSSEIPELLAIADRILVMSEGVLTADLSLKDATESEHRPDDILKAAIPKSMSE; encoded by the coding sequence ATGTTAGTCGCCGAGAACATAACCAAACGATTTGCGGGCGTTACGGCGCTGGACGGGGTATGCCTAGCGTTTGCCGCTGGTCAGGTTACGGCCGTTATTGGTGAAAACGGCGCGGGAAAATCGACCCTGATGAAGATACTCTCCGGGGTGTACACGGATTACGAAGGCCAGATTCGGTTCAAGGGGCAGACGATTCGGTTTGGCTCCATCCGCGAAGCGCAGGCGGCAGGCATTGCCATCATTCATCAGGAACTCGCCCTGATTCCGTACCTGACCATCACCGAAAATATCTTTCTGGGCCGGGAGTTGACTACCCGCTGGGGTACGCTCGACAAAAAAGCGATGCGCGAGAAAACGCGTCAGCTACTCGATGACCTCAAGCTTTCGCTCGACCCGGATACGCCGGTTGTCCAGTTAAAGGTAGGCCAGCAACAGGTAGTTGAAATTGCCAAAGCCTTGCTGGAAGAGTCGGAAGTCATCATCATGGATGAGCCCACCTCGGCCATCAGTGAAAGCGAGGTAGCAGTGCTTTTTCGCATTATCGCCGACTTGCGCCGAAAGGGAAAAGCGATTGTGTATATCTCCCACAAACTGGACGAACTGTTTACCATCGCCGACCGCTACGTGGTGCTCCGCGACGGCAAATCCATCGAATCGGGCGAGATGCAGGGGATTGACCACGACAGTCTGATTCGAAAAATGGTTGGCCGGGATGTACAGATTATCCGGCGGCAAACGGCTGGCGTTACGTATCAACCATTACTGACGGTCGAAAACCTTTGCCTTACGTATCCGGTCCGGACAGGCGATTTTCAGCTAAAGAACCTTTCCTTTACAGTCGGGCGGGGCGAGGTAGTCGGCCTGTTTGGGTTGATGGGCGCGGGCCGGACCGAACTGCTCGAAACCCTCTTTGGCCTCTACCCGAAACGTAGCAGCGGCAACGTTCGGCTCGATGGGCAGCCTGTCCAACTCAAAGCGCCGGGTGAATCCATCCGGGCGGGGCTGGCGCTGGTTCCCGAGGACCGCAAGCGCGATGGTCTGGTGCTGGACCTGGACGTGCAAACCAATATCAGCCTGACCGCCCTGGATGCCATTGAGCAAAGCGGCTTCCTGAACCAGGCGAAGGAGACTGCGCTGGCGAAGAAGTATATCCACGATTTACGCATCAAAACCTCCTCGGAGAAACAAAAGGCTAAAAACCTGAGCGGGGGCAACCAGCAAAAAATCGTCTTGTCAAAATGGCTCGCGACCGGGCCCAAGCTCCTGATGCTCGATGAGCCCACCCGCGGCATCGACGTAAACGCTAAGAACGAAATCTATAAACTCATTGCGCAACTAGCTACCGATGGGATGGGCCTGCTGGTGGTATCCTCCGAAATACCGGAACTGCTGGCCATTGCCGACCGGATTCTGGTCATGAGCGAGGGCGTGCTGACGGCCGACCTGAGCCTGAAGGACGCCACCGAATCGGAACACCGACCGGACGACATTCTGAAAGCCGCAATTCCTAAATCAATGAGTGAATGA
- a CDS encoding DUF2291 domain-containing protein: MNKTVKYAIGVVLLGLMAYNSVYFKRLDEVKAAGVTGAGKSAFAAAPYAQTFWNAKLLPAAPRLATDLATLLSLLKTDQEKAFNQYSHALGIGNIRYFLVKGEGTVTTVGPNDVTVSLASGETVHLATEYIFGNAARDASGLINITEFDNTTDLNSVSAELDEIIRNQIVPTLKANAAPGKKLSFIGAMELNRAHLHLDNLTMIPIIIE, from the coding sequence ATGAACAAGACGGTAAAGTACGCTATTGGGGTGGTGCTGCTGGGGCTAATGGCTTATAACTCCGTTTACTTCAAACGGCTCGATGAGGTAAAAGCGGCCGGCGTAACCGGCGCGGGCAAATCAGCGTTTGCGGCTGCTCCGTACGCCCAAACCTTCTGGAATGCCAAACTACTACCAGCGGCTCCTCGCTTGGCGACGGACCTGGCTACGCTGCTGTCACTCCTGAAAACGGACCAAGAGAAAGCCTTCAATCAGTACTCGCACGCATTGGGTATCGGGAATATCCGCTATTTTCTGGTCAAGGGCGAGGGAACCGTTACCACTGTTGGGCCGAATGATGTTACAGTATCGCTGGCATCCGGAGAGACCGTCCACCTCGCCACGGAGTACATCTTCGGTAATGCGGCCCGAGATGCGTCGGGTTTAATCAACATCACCGAGTTTGATAACACCACCGATCTCAACAGCGTCTCGGCTGAGCTTGACGAGATCATCCGGAACCAGATCGTACCAACGCTGAAGGCCAATGCCGCACCCGGCAAAAAGCTTTCGTTCATCGGCGCAATGGAACTCAACCGAGCGCATTTGCACCTGGACAACCTGACCATGATACCAATTATAATTGAGTGA
- a CDS encoding D-ribose ABC transporter substrate-binding protein, translated as MKKQGILTAWLLFVLLAVGSCTSRSDKNGPKKVAVIVSTLNNPWFVVLAETAAAEAKALGYEAKIFDSQNNTSLEADHFENAIVSGFNAILLNPTDSDGSIVNVMKAKEAGIPVFCMDREVNSSSVATSQILSDNYSGCVALGVNFVQALNKRGNYVEILGLVGDNNTWNRSKGFHSVVDRYPGLKMVAQQSADFDRNKALEVLESILQAHPDIDAVFCGNDAMAMGAYQALVAAGKQKEVGVYGFDGADDVMNSIRDRKIKATGLQSPQTMAKTAAQYADEYFNGKRDFAQRVPVAVELVTQQNISDYQTPARL; from the coding sequence ATGAAAAAACAGGGAATACTCACTGCCTGGCTGCTTTTCGTCCTGCTTGCGGTTGGGAGCTGTACGTCCAGATCGGATAAGAATGGGCCTAAGAAGGTAGCCGTCATTGTCTCCACGCTCAACAATCCCTGGTTTGTGGTGCTGGCCGAAACGGCGGCTGCCGAAGCCAAAGCGCTCGGCTACGAAGCCAAAATCTTCGATTCGCAGAACAACACCTCGCTGGAAGCCGACCATTTCGAGAACGCCATCGTGTCAGGATTCAACGCCATCCTGCTCAACCCCACCGATTCGGATGGCTCTATCGTGAACGTCATGAAAGCGAAGGAAGCGGGCATTCCTGTGTTCTGCATGGACCGCGAGGTGAACTCATCCAGCGTTGCGACCTCGCAGATTCTGTCGGATAACTACTCCGGCTGCGTGGCTCTCGGCGTAAACTTCGTGCAGGCGCTGAACAAGAGGGGAAATTACGTAGAAATCTTGGGGCTGGTAGGCGACAACAATACGTGGAATCGCTCGAAGGGCTTTCACAGCGTCGTTGATCGCTATCCGGGCCTGAAGATGGTAGCCCAGCAAAGCGCCGATTTCGATCGCAATAAGGCGCTGGAAGTGCTCGAATCCATTCTGCAGGCCCACCCGGATATCGACGCGGTGTTCTGCGGCAATGATGCGATGGCGATGGGCGCATATCAGGCGCTGGTCGCAGCCGGCAAACAAAAGGAGGTGGGCGTGTACGGCTTCGACGGGGCCGACGACGTCATGAACTCGATTCGCGACCGCAAGATCAAGGCAACGGGTCTGCAATCGCCCCAGACGATGGCCAAAACAGCTGCCCAATACGCGGATGAATACTTCAACGGCAAGCGTGATTTTGCCCAGCGGGTGCCGGTAGCCGTTGAACTGGTGACGCAGCAGAATATTTCCGACTACCAGACCCCGGCCAGACTATGA
- a CDS encoding DUF1593 domain-containing protein, whose amino-acid sequence MKPAYLFALLWLMIGSPVMGQALPVAQKLRVLVLTDIENEPDDAQSLVRFLTYCNGWDVEGLIATTSVHQQNRVAPERIRRIVEAYGKVRNNLLLHEKGYPETEYLLSRIKPSVPRYGMNAVGPGNDSEGSEHIIAVVDKNDDRPVWIPVWGGANCLAQALWKVRQTRAPNEVDRFVAKLRVYTISDQDDTGPWLRKTFPNLFYIVSPGFHALGGYEPSTWRGISGDVFPYAPGFAGPDSNIVNNAWLDANIRKNHGPLGAEHPHTDYIMEGDTPSFFNLINNGLSDPEHPDYGSWGGRYELYTPRTRKWFLEPETRPIWTDAEDQVKGIDGNWHVSNKATIWRWRQAYQHDFAARMDWTIKPYKGANHPPVAKLGHANQLQAKSGENVTLSAEGSTDPDGDGLAYEWIYYPEVGTYTGSRLPVVKNSGLKTASLVAPKVTKPETMHFILAVTDKGSPALTRYQRVILTVYPDKNL is encoded by the coding sequence ATGAAACCTGCTTACTTATTCGCGCTGCTTTGGCTGATGATAGGGTCACCAGTTATGGGTCAGGCCCTGCCGGTTGCCCAAAAGCTACGGGTGCTGGTCTTGACGGATATCGAAAATGAACCCGACGATGCCCAGTCGCTGGTTCGGTTTCTGACCTATTGCAATGGGTGGGATGTAGAAGGTTTGATTGCCACGACCTCGGTTCACCAGCAAAACCGGGTGGCTCCCGAACGAATCCGGCGCATTGTCGAGGCTTACGGAAAAGTTCGCAACAACTTACTATTGCACGAGAAAGGCTATCCGGAAACCGAATACCTGCTGAGTCGCATTAAGCCATCCGTGCCCCGGTACGGGATGAACGCGGTTGGGCCGGGCAACGATTCGGAAGGGTCGGAGCACATCATTGCCGTTGTGGACAAAAACGATGACCGGCCGGTCTGGATTCCGGTATGGGGTGGGGCCAACTGCCTGGCGCAGGCGCTCTGGAAAGTACGCCAGACCCGCGCGCCCAACGAGGTCGACCGGTTTGTAGCCAAACTGCGGGTCTACACTATCTCCGACCAGGACGATACCGGTCCGTGGCTCCGCAAAACGTTTCCGAACCTGTTCTATATCGTCAGTCCCGGCTTTCATGCCCTGGGTGGCTATGAACCCTCCACCTGGCGGGGCATCAGTGGCGACGTTTTCCCTTATGCACCGGGCTTCGCCGGGCCTGATTCTAACATCGTCAACAACGCCTGGCTGGATGCGAATATCCGTAAAAATCACGGACCACTGGGTGCCGAGCATCCACATACGGACTATATCATGGAAGGCGACACGCCGAGCTTTTTCAACCTGATCAACAACGGCCTGAGCGATCCGGAACACCCGGATTATGGTAGTTGGGGCGGTCGGTATGAGCTGTACACGCCCCGCACCCGCAAATGGTTTCTGGAACCCGAGACCCGGCCCATCTGGACCGACGCCGAAGATCAGGTGAAAGGCATAGATGGTAACTGGCACGTTAGCAATAAGGCTACGATCTGGCGGTGGCGGCAGGCGTACCAGCATGATTTTGCCGCCCGCATGGATTGGACCATCAAGCCCTACAAAGGAGCAAATCACCCACCGGTGGCCAAATTGGGTCATGCCAATCAGTTACAGGCCAAAAGCGGAGAGAACGTAACGTTGAGCGCCGAAGGGTCCACCGATCCTGACGGCGACGGGCTAGCCTACGAATGGATTTATTACCCGGAAGTTGGTACATATACAGGCAGTCGGCTTCCAGTCGTTAAAAACAGCGGGCTGAAAACGGCATCGCTGGTTGCGCCGAAGGTAACAAAGCCGGAAACCATGCATTTTATTCTGGCGGTAACCGACAAAGGCAGCCCGGCCCTGACGCGGTACCAGCGGGTCATCCTGACGGTATATCCGGATAAAAACCTATAA